The genomic DNA TGCAAAAATCCTGATACATAATTGAATCAAAACTTGGAACCCAGCCACCTCTTAGGATATGGTGCGTAAGCTAGGGATTACGATGAACTTTTATGAGATCTGCCCTTCTCCCTGCATCCTTCCTGTGGTACCATGAGCTCAAATCTGGCCCCTTCTATATGACGGCTCGTTGTGTCCATCAGGTTTTCAAGAATCGTTTCAATTATTGGGCCAGTCATTAATTCAAAAAATTGTGGAATGAACTTATCTGGCAAGTTCTGCCATGAATGCATAATCGGAATTAAACGGAGTTAATTCAAATACTCTGTAAATTCTTCGAGGGTGAGAGTTTCAGGCTTAAAGAACCCAGCATCTTCAAGCAATTTAGGTACTCGATATTTAATAAGATTTTTATCTGATGTTAAAAAATAGGTACAACCATTCGACATAGCGTATCCTATATGCACACGATCTGTTTTTTCCACCCGGAAATCTATCTCACGGTTGGCCATACAATTGCAGATACGTGCCACAACTTGATCAGGGTAAAGGGTGGCAACATTCCATTCTTCGCATAGATTGATAAAGGAAAGGATGAGCTCCGATCTAACTGGACGCTTTCTCATCTGATCCACTGCCTCCCCCATAACGGGTATTGAGGTAACCAGAGAGAATCCAAGATGAATTGCATGGCTGATTATGGTCTTTTTCCTCGAATCCTCAATGCATTCAAAAAAGATGCAGGTATCGAGGAAAACAGATTTCAACAAACCCCTGCCTTATCTAACCGCTGCATCTTTTCATCGAATTCTTCTTTCGTAACAACAAAGGCGATGAGCCCACCCCTACCAACACCTCCTCCATATGGCAGCATACCTCGCTGATATGGCTTACCAACATTCTCCCGTGGGTCCCCCTCATATTCCATAAATATTATTAGGCGGAATACAAGGATGAATGTTTCTTCAAGGGGGGTCTGAAGTATTAGATGTGGCCTGTTTACTACATTGAACTATAAAACTCCGTAATGCAAATAATCTTATTGGAATATGTTCGATATTCCTTACTGATTGCGTATGGAGATTGGAATTATCAAAATAAGTTCAATGGGGTAGATTGTGTTCCTAGTATCGATGAGATGAGATCTCTATGATGGTTTACATCGTATTAAAATCCGGAATGAAAGTGGTTTTCCGTGAAACCGTTTGAAGATCCAGAACAGGCAATAAAGGATGATATACGGTTTGCCGATCGGACAGAAAAAGCATATCTTGAGTTTGAGCTGGGAGAATATAATCTCGAAAATGATTTGGATTTCATTCAAAATATGAAATCATGGTAATTATGTATGTCCAAACCGCATATCTCCACTTCCTTTAGTTTAATACCCTCCCTTCTAAAAACTCTTCGATTATCCCTGCTATCTCTTCAGGTTCTACAAAGATCATCCCATGCCCCTGTCCTTTCCTGATAATGAGCGTTGCATTCGGGATGGCATCGGCGATGATCACGGCATTTTCCGGGGGAATAACAAGATCCTGATCCCCGGTGATGACAAGTGTGCTGCAATGGATCGAAGGGAGATCAGCATACACACCCTTCCACGAGAGGAAGGATTCGTACTGTTCCTGTACTGCCGCAGGATCAGCGACCTCCCCGTAATCCACAAACCAGGTATACGGGTCAGGGTGACTGGTGCGGAATTCATCAGTAAGGAGAAGTCTTCCTGCCCGTTCCAGATATTCTTTCGGATTGTTAAGTGTTTGTCCCATCTCTTCTATCAACCAAGGTTCAGCAGGCACTTTTTCAGCACCACCGCAATCGGTACTGATAAGAACAAGGTGGTTTACTGAATCGGGATATGTTTTCGCATATTCAAGAGCGATCATACCGCCCATCGAGTATCCGACGATATCAACCGGGAGAGCAGTACCATTCCCTTTCTCTAGAGTCCTCGTTTCATCGGAATTCAATCCATCGTCAGAACTTCCACACTCTTTTTTCCCTCCTGCCAGTTGAGTAATAACAT from Methanospirillum hungatei JF-1 includes the following:
- a CDS encoding PIN domain-containing protein produces the protein MKSVFLDTCIFFECIEDSRKKTIISHAIHLGFSLVTSIPVMGEAVDQMRKRPVRSELILSFINLCEEWNVATLYPDQVVARICNCMANREIDFRVEKTDRVHIGYAMSNGCTYFLTSDKNLIKYRVPKLLEDAGFFKPETLTLEEFTEYLN
- a CDS encoding alpha/beta fold hydrolase; translation: MSGCIDNNKAQSSGVKDKADQKNSSIEEKNSSFILTSDGIPLRYAIHGEGPPVFFVLGYGMTIDEWPHRIISNLARNHTVIVYNHRGISGVHNPYVPFTIPQGAMDLHDVITQLAGGKKECGSSDDGLNSDETRTLEKGNGTALPVDIVGYSMGGMIALEYAKTYPDSVNHLVLISTDCGGAEKVPAEPWLIEEMGQTLNNPKEYLERAGRLLLTDEFRTSHPDPYTWFVDYGEVADPAAVQEQYESFLSWKGVYADLPSIHCSTLVITGDQDLVIPPENAVIIADAIPNATLIIRKGQGHGMIFVEPEEIAGIIEEFLEGRVLN